TTGGGACGATCTGGTCTGTGTTCCTGCTTTCCGGACCTGCTCTGCTGCCGACCACCCAAATCAGACCCATCCCAACGTGGCCCAGACTGGAAGGGAGTCTGGGGAAGATGAGGACCCTCCCCGCCAGGAGGCAGGAGCACTCACTCATAGACGCAGTGAGCCGCTGTAACGATCCACACCGGGGTGATGAGGGAGCCCCCGCACAGGTGGTAGCCCTGGAGCTGCAGGCTGGCCTGCCAGGGCCACTGCGCCAGTGAGGACACGTTCCCACCCACGATGCGTGCGCTGTCGCGCATCCTCCGACCGCAGGCTGCAGGGGAACACGAGGGTCAGGGTGGGTCCCACACACCCCTCCTCTCCCTGGCGTCCTGCCCCACTCAGAGCTCGCAGCCCAGGGGAGAGCGCTTCAGGGCGAGcgcagggtgaggtggggggcaggTCACCCGAGGCGGGACGGGTTGGGTGCTGCGAAGTGCAGTGGGAAAAGCCCGTTGGTGCACCGAGCCGGGTGCTGGCAGCCCCCTGCCCACGACGCCCACGCTCCCAGGATGATGACAGCTCTCCAGGAGGGCGGGGAGCCTCACTAACACAGGTGCTGCTGAGCAAGTGCCTGACTTCTTCAGACCCAGCCCCAAAACAAGAACCCCCTGCCAGGAACAAGGGGCGCCTGCCCAGGCCGGGTTGGGGGGTGTCTGGGGCACAGAGCAGCCTGCATACTGTTCCGGCGGGGGCGGGGTGTGGAGGGGGCGGGGTGCGGCGGGGAAGAGAAGGGGACAGCGAGTCAGGCTCCTGGAGCCACCACCGAGTGACAGGGCATCGTGCAACGTGGTCCTGACTGTGGCTGAGAAGCGGCTACGAACTGCCTCCCCGCACCTGGCAGGGGAGACTGACCGCTCCCCTCCTCTGGCAGGTAGGGCCACAGGGCTCCCGCCTGGCACCTGGGAGGAAGGCACGGgcagcagaggaggggagaggggacaagGCAGCCTGTGAGCCAGGGCGAGCTTCCATTTATCTCTGCGTTTCTGTAACTCTTACCTGAGCACATCAAAGTGACCACGTGGCCCGAGGCACACCCCTCCCTAAAGCGGAAAAAGACTAGGTTTAAAGGTAAACACTGGAGGCCTGTGAAATGCACTGAAATCCtggagtaaaagaaaaataaactctatTCCCCTGCTCTTGAATACAGATTCCAACTtgagtctgttaaaaaaaaaaaaacccacgagAGTGAGGTCGCACAGCTCATTATAAAACACGTGACCACAGTGAAGTGCGGTAAGCGACCAGCTGCTGAGTGCCTCTAAGCTTGTACTGCTGACGACAAATGATGCAAAATGAGCTCCATGATACCGACATATACTGGTGTCGTTTGCATGTCAGTTTTAACCCGAGGTTCTTGACTGGCCCCTGGGGACTCGGTGTCCATTGGATGGCGTGACAGGCTCTCCTGGCAGGAAGTCCTTGCAGCCTGGGACACACACCCCTCAGAGAGGACTCCTCCCCAGAGCAGAGGTGTGACTGCCCCGGAAATGACACACACTCTCCCCTGCATGGGTGGGGTGCACCCCAGGATCCCTTTGTAACTTTTCCTGCCTCTAGAGCCTCAGTCCTGTCGCGCAATCATGCAAGAAAAAGCAAGTGTCACCAGACTGTGGTTTTAGGACCCAAGAGATAAGCTGTCCCTGCAGACTGCACGTGGGACCAGGGGCGATTGTCAATTAAATGACAGACTGACAGGCTGTTGGTTCCTGGAAAAGAGGACACACTCCTCTTGGGGTTTGGCCCAAAGGGTCAGGAAGAGCATATGGACTGTGGGTTCAGAGTGCCCGACGCACCTCACACGCCTGGCAGGTGACCCCTCTAGGCTTTCGGGTACCTGACTGTCACTTGAAGATACTTCGTTTTACTTTCCTCCTGAGTTGTTTGGGGAAACGTGTAAGATAAATGGTGAACATGAAAGTAGTTTGTAAATAATAGATAcgtttcttaatttctttctgatagtCCCCCCTTCCTTTCCCCAAACACACCTGCAGCGCCCTCTGTGTACGAGGTGTGGTACTGCATGTATGACGTGCGTATCACGTGACTCCCTCACCCACCCCGCCCCCTTTCTCCCTCAGTCTGTATTTGCCTGCTTTGGGGCTAAGTTCTTGTACCCCAGCCTGGTGCATCCACCAGTCTAACCAAAGTGGCCAAGCCCCGACTTTGCACTTGGAGGACACACCCTCACGCCCTTGAGTCCTGGAGGAGCTGCCTGAGTCCAGGGGGTGACTGGACACATGTGGGGACGCAACACCACCTGGCCGCTCACCTCAAGTACACCGAGTGGTGTAAAGCAATCACTTTGTCATCTGGCAGGAGGTGATTGATGGACACAAAGTGCTCTTGGAACCGCGCCTCAAGCAAGTCCACTCTGAGGGTGTCTGAACTCACGTAGCTGCAAGCACATGGAAGACGCAGACCCGATGTGTGAAATTCACTCTGTGCCTCAAATCCACCTGTGCTCAGATCTCAGTATTACAGGTACCGTCCTGGGTTGGGGGGAGTCACTTTGTGCCCCCAAACCTTCACTGGCTTCCTTCTGCCAATTCAGCAAGGCATCCCTGACCTGGAAGAGCCTGGGCAGCCACCACCCCACAACCCATCCACTCACCAAGGGCTCCAGGCACGTGGGAGGGAGGACCCTCCCTGACATAGCTGGGTGCCCCCTCCTCGACGCATTCAGCTAAACCGACTTTGCTTGGCCTGAAGCGGCCCCAGAGGGATGAGAACACAGAACAGGTGGGGTGTTTTCAGGTGGGCACCAAAGTGGGGACCCTGAGCACCCCAGGGGTGACAGGCTGGAGGGGCAGTGAAGGGCCTCCCGGGCTGCCCAGGGCAGGGGCGGGCTCCCGCTCCAGGGGCGAGCACGTGGACGGAGAGCTTCAGGGGCGCCAGAAGCAGCCGGCGTCTGCAGGGTCAGGAGACAGGTCTCCAGAGAACCACGGTCAAGAGGGCATAGTGGTTTTTCAAATCGGGTGTTTGAAGAGTTAGGAGGTAGGAGGTGACGGGATGAACAAACGACAATGCAGCTGGCTTGCTTCCGTCGCTAACTCTCCAAGCAGGATTTCATCAGGTCACTGCAGgcgctgggggcgggggcagtgCGGGGACCATACATCGGAGACACAGTTGGGTCAGGTTTCAGTTTGGGAGAAGATGAACTCAAGGCAGCAGCAGTGACCCTCCCATCCCcgtccccacccccgcccaggtGCTCAGCCCGCCGCTGTGGCCGATGCCAGGTGAAAAAGCCAGCTGTTACTGAGATGGAGAGTcgcctgcaggtgcaagccaggtGGTGGGGAGACACAAGGAGACCCCAAAGGCTGCAACTGGAGCCCCATACACTGCCAAAGCCTCAGTGGCAGCAACAGCCACGACCGCAGACTCCTGCAGGTGCCGGGTTTCCCTCCAGGGTCCTGGAGCCCCACACCCACCCTCTCAAGCTGGTACTAATATCATCCCTATTTTGAGGCCTGAGTCATGAGTCGGGGCTACGTGGGCACTGGGATTGGGACCCACGCAATCCTACTGGTcagtctgtctttttctttttcacagacCTCTGACCCCGGATACAGAAAGCAGAGAAGACCAAAGGAGGGCGTccaagagagaaggaggaagaatgaACGAGAAGGAGACAGAGGTAAACCTTAGCATTGAAGCAACAGAGGGGAGGAAAGGGCGAGTCTGGAGTGAAGAAAGCGGACGAAGATGAGGAGACAGATTGGAGAAGGGTGCCCACCTGCCTTGCCCTGAGAGGGCTTTGAGCCACAACTCAAGATGAGTTTTAGACTCCGGAGGCTCCAGGGAGGACCATCCCAGCAGAGAGGTCTGAGGGGTGTGGGGAAGAGGGGTTATGAGGGGGAGAGGGTCACTTGATAGAGGGGAGGCCAAGGGactcagggaaggggaggggctccAGGAGGGAGAAGCAGGGGAGACACATCCTGGGTGACCTGGAGCAAGTCGCTTAGCGGTCGGGACCTGGGGTTGCCACGGGGATGGGAGGCGCCGGCCTGTGCCCAGCTGCCCACCTTCATCGCTATCTCCACTGAGGCTCCACACACTGGCTGGAGGCTCCCCGAATTACCTGGGAAACCCCTGCTGTGCACAGGCGACAGCAGCGTGGTGGCTCTTCCAGTCGTCGGCACACACGGTCCTCCAGGCAGCAGCCGTGAACACCTGGAGTGCCGCGTTCTGACCGCTCACGCGGACTGGCCGGCACACAGGAAGACAGTCCGTTAGTGGCCTGAGGGGCCATGAGACCAGGGCAGTTTCTCTACGGCCCAGACCCTCCTCTGCTGAGCCTGACCTGCTCCTGGCCCACAGTACCCCACCCTCCCAGGGCGGTGCGGCTCTTACGGTCTGGACACACCTTGAATGCTCTTGTAGGTTCCTTCCTCTTGCTCATGGAGTCTCCCCAAACGAATTTAAGCTCCATATAAGGGCCCTCCCTTGACACTCAGCCCAGATCTCCTGGAGTGAATGCCAGCTGGATCCCAGGTGGGGACATGACTTGACCATGGCATCGCCTCGGACCCATTTCTCAGGTGGAAGGGGTCAGGGAGTGTTTGCACTGATGTCCTTGTGTTTCTAGGGTCATGACCTTACCACATCGGTACTCGTCCTCCCCATCTTTGCAGTCCGAGACCCCGTCGCATCGAGCGGTCAGTTCAATGCACTTAAAAGATGACCGGCACCGGTACTTCCCGGAGCAGTCAAAGTGGACTGAGGGAAAGAGAACAGGGCTGTCAAGGAAGGGCTCCCTCAGTGCGCAGCACGAACAACCGTCCACCTGCCACGTGGCCTTGAGCTCGCCCAAGAGTGATGAAACCTACAATGAAACTGCACCTCCGTCAGCAGCCTATTCCCTCAGCCCAGTTTCTGTCCACATTCCAGGGGGTGGGGCTGCTGTACCCGCGTTGTCTCCCTAAGAGGCCCTGAGTCACAGCTTGAGATGAATTTAGATTCCAGACGCTCCAGGTCGAGAAAGCGCATGGCTGTGGGCGGACCGGCTGAGCCAGCTGCACGCAAGGGGCCGGGAGCGAGGACCCTCAGCTCCCAGTCGGCCTCCTGTCTTCTCTGACCCTGGGCAAGGAGTGAGGGGACTGTGGACCCCAAAGCCAAGCAGGTGGAGAGTTAAATTGATCTGAGATCCAGTTAGTTGACGAGAAAAGGAGAACTTGTTCCCTATCAGAGACCACAGTTCAAGTGACTCACTTTCTCAAAACCACTTGCCCCTGATGGTAAAAGTAGCCTGGCCTCCCGTGAATGGCCTCCTTGTCTCCGCCACCAGCTCCCACCCCGTCAAGCCTGCGGCTTCTATTTCATCAGCTGTCTCTGGACACTGCCAGCCGGGCAGGCTCCTTGGTGACAAAGCCTCCAGCGCAGCCAAAGGCCCCGGCGGGGGCCCGGATCGGCTTCACCACCCTGCAGGCTAATAGAGCTCGAAGCCGCGAACCCAGAGGGGGCTAGCCTCAGTCGTGAAGGCTGCGTGGGGGCCCCGGGCTAGCGCGAGGGGCAAGCTCATGAAAGTTTAAACGCCTGCACGGCTATTTGAGCGCCTACTGAATATTGGATCATACTCACTGCCCAGGCCCACGGCCAGTGCCACTATCAACGCAACTGTCCCGATGACAATGACGGGGAAGAACTTCAGTGGCAGCAGAGACAGGATCTGGGCAGCCACCGCATCGGCATCTGGAAACCAAAAAAGTGGGGGAGTCTCAAAATGCCACAGAGCAGCAAATTGGAATGAAATGCAGCTTAAACCTGAGCAGTTGATCCCCCCTCCTGTCCGTGCAGAGAATGCTCTAGCCCAAAGCAAGCCGACTTGGAGAAAGGGCACCGACCTGGGGGCACGTTCTCTGAAAGCAGGTCCCACACCATCCAACCCCAGCCCACTCACTCCGTCCTCAGGTAAGGGATGGCGTGGTGGGTTGCACTGTGTCCCTCCCGAAAGGTACGCTGACGTTCAAGCCCTCGGGACTCGGGATATCATCTTATTTGGGCGTAGAGTCTTTACAGTGACAATCAAGCTAAAATGAGGTCATCTGTGTAGCCTTTGATctaacatgactggtgtccttacaaaaaggggacatttggacacagacacgcacagaggGAAGATGCTAGGAAGACATGGGCAGGACGCCATGTGGGGATGAAGGTAGAGACTGGCGTGGCTCATCTATAAGTCAAGGACCACTTGGTCATTGGCAGACCCCCAGAATGTAAGAAGAGGCAAGGCAGGACGTCCCTGCAGGGATCAGAGGCAGTGTGGCCCTGTCGTCACCTTGGTTTCAGAGCTCTGGCCTCCAGATGGGGAGCCGATACATTTCTGCTGCTTTAACACCAAGTTTGTGGTGTGTCGGTGGCCCTGGGAAACTAACACAGAGAGCAAGCAGAACCTCAGCTTCCAAGGACGTTGTCCTGCAGAGGAGGGAGACACACAAAATCCAAGCAGGTGCTTTCAGGAGAGGGAGAGCTGGGACCTCTGAGAGGACCACTGCATGACATGCAGATCATTCTCCACCAGTTCTGGGCACAGACACCAACGGCCTTTGCTCCAGCCCATGTCTTAGAGGAAGCTGGCAGAGCAAACAGCCTTAGAAGACAGTGTCTCTCTCCAGAGCAAGGGGCAGGTTATTTACTGTCTGgcttgataaatataattatcttCTTTTGGGGCAAAGCTTGGGCAGGTCTGTTCAAAGCCCATTCAAAAAGATGTGGGTCCCCTCAGCTCTGGGTTCCTCAGCTGTGACGCAGACACACCCTTGGTGCCACCTGCTCCTGGGCTGCTCCCCATCACCCCCATGGGACCTGGCGGCCAATCGTAACTGACTCAAACAAGATGCACGTAGCACCTGTGTGCACATGTGGCTGACCTGGGACGGGGCGCTGagtcttctgccagcatccctGGGGCTTGGCAGGTAGACTTGTTAGCTTGCAAacagggtgaaaccctgtttcaAGAGTCCCCAGACTCTTCCTAGTTCTTGCCTGCAGGACCAGGCCGATTTGGTAGAAGAGAAGGCTTCTATCCAAAAGTATAAGCCTCTCTGGGCAACAGGAGAATTTACCTTCAGGAGAACAGGCCATTTCATGCAAATTGTCTCATCAATCTCAAAAATGCATCTATGCTGAAGTTGTGTTCACTTAAAATTAGGAGAGTTGGAATGCGGGATGGGGGGGAAGGCTTCCAGGCAGCACACGATTTCTCAGGACAGAGACTGCCCCACCCTCTCTTCTCCTGCTCCTGGAGATGCAGAGCCCAGAGCTGTTCCATGGAAGAGCAGAAAAGATGTCCCACTGCCTGTCCTTGGAAACCCACGGCTCTACTCACTGCCAGTAAAGACTGTGATTGTGAAATGGTCAATGCCATTCAAGGTTGTCTAAGAAGAAGAGAATTGGAAGACAAAAATGGGGGGAAAGTGATGAAatgggaggaaaaggaggaaagagtaaagaaggaaagagcctgtggagagagggaagaacaagggACCAGGAGATGCACCCCACGCTTGGAGCAGAGCAGAGGACGTGCAATCCGCAGGGCACTTGTCTCAGGTCCAGATGGAGGAGCTGGTGGTTCCTGCGAGCCTGTGtcctcagcacctagaacagcACCGCCCGCCAAGCCACGGTCCTTGATGAACATTAGTAAAACGGACAgtcggatggatggatggatgggtgcgTGGGtgtgtggatgggtgggtgggtgtttggatggatgggtggatggatggatagatgggcgGGCAGACAGATGGATGGCTTCATGCTCATGAAGGTGACTTTATCCCAGGGCCAGAGACCAATTCCTTTCAGGATGACCAATTCACTGACCTCCTCTccacttcccccagccccaggagccCACACTAAATTAGTCACCTTCCCTCTGGAGGTGCCCACGCTCCATTCACACTTTAAAACTCAGCAGGAGCCCCAGAACGACTCTAGTTTTCTGTATCTAGGAGTGAGATTTAAGAAATGAGCCCAAGTTGTAGACCCAAAGAATGCTGTTCAATTAGAACCTTTGTATCTGTTCCCATTTGCCCCTTTGTGGCTCCTCCACCGCATTCCATGTGTCCCACCATGGCCCCACCCCCTCCTCGCCCTGTCTTTGAGGGCGCCTGCAATGAAAAGCAAAaggcatctctccaaagaaggaaAGCAAATGCTAAGCAAGCACAGGAAGACACTGAACCTCTCTGGAAATAGGAAAAAGGCAAATTAGGTATAATATCAACTTTGCAAtgaattattattactgttaattTTTCCCACTGAAGTTCAAAGTGAAAGGAAATGGATCACACTTAACAGTCAATAGGATTATAGATTGTGTAAATTTTTGAGAGTCAAATTGGAAATATGTCCCAAGACgctcaaaaatggacagaattttTGACCTATTAATTccctttctaggaatttatcctaaaaaGCCATCACAGATGCACACAAATCTCTATGTACAAGGATACGTAAAGGAGGAAAGAGTGGCATTTGTAACATTGATACACGGacacatgggaacagcctaaatggccaGTGAAAAGAGGGCTGGTGAAATAACAAAGTTACAGACACCTAAATGACAGAGGGGCCAGCAAACTTTTCCTCTAAAGGACCTGATAGTAAATGTTTTGAGCTTCACGGTCCGTACGCGGTCTCGGTCACAA
This portion of the Vicugna pacos chromosome 1, VicPac4, whole genome shotgun sequence genome encodes:
- the TMPRSS3 gene encoding transmembrane protease serine 3, which produces MGENDPPAAEAPFSFRSLFGLDDLKISPVAPDADAVAAQILSLLPLKFFPVIVIGTVALIVALAVGLGIHFDCSGKYRCRSSFKCIELTARCDGVSDCKDGEDEYRCVRVSGQNAALQVFTAAAWRTVCADDWKSHHAAVACAQQGFPSYVSSDTLRVDLLEARFQEHFVSINHLLPDDKVIALHHSVYLREGCASGHVVTLMCSACGRRMRDSARIVGGNVSSLAQWPWQASLQLQGYHLCGGSLITPVWIVTAAHCVYDLYLPKSWTIQVGLVSLLDSPAPSHLVEKIVRHSKYKPKRLGNDIALMKLAGPVSFSEMIQPVCLPNSEENFPDGKMCWTSGWGATEDGGDASPVLNHAAVPLISNKICNHREVYGGVIAPSMLCAGYLKGGVDSCQGDSGGPLVCQERRVWKLVGATSFGIGCAEVNKPGVYTRITSFLDWIHEQMERDLKT